A stretch of the Saccharolobus caldissimus genome encodes the following:
- a CDS encoding nucleoside hydrolase, with protein sequence MSRKVIIDSDTASDDTIAILLASRYFELLGVTIVAGNVKYENQVKNALFTLEYIGRDDVPVYLGAQRPILGKWRTVEEVHGENGMGNWEYPLPHKKPENEHAVDAIIRLSKEYEGELEILAVSPLTNIALSYLKDPNITKRVKKIWIMGGAFSKGNTTPIAEFNFWVDPEAAKIVLNAGFDITIVPWETAEKYGVLNDKDWEYISKINTKLSAFFINVNKILYEYSRKQGAAGSIHPDSLTVSIAYDNSIILNSIRKFVDVELCSDARGAMLIDWYNLYKNKPNAEIVIEADSNKFKNILFNSLL encoded by the coding sequence GTGAGTAGAAAAGTTATAATAGATTCAGATACTGCAAGCGATGATACTATAGCAATTTTGCTTGCATCACGATATTTTGAATTATTAGGTGTTACAATAGTTGCTGGAAATGTAAAGTATGAAAATCAAGTTAAAAATGCTTTATTTACGTTAGAATATATAGGTAGAGATGACGTACCCGTATATTTAGGGGCGCAAAGACCTATTTTAGGAAAATGGCGGACTGTAGAGGAGGTTCATGGTGAAAACGGTATGGGTAACTGGGAATACCCATTACCTCATAAAAAGCCTGAAAATGAACACGCTGTTGACGCTATAATTAGATTATCAAAGGAGTACGAAGGCGAATTAGAAATATTAGCAGTATCTCCTTTAACTAATATTGCATTATCATATCTAAAAGATCCTAATATAACTAAACGTGTAAAAAAGATATGGATAATGGGAGGTGCATTTTCAAAGGGCAATACTACCCCTATAGCAGAGTTTAACTTCTGGGTTGATCCAGAGGCAGCAAAAATTGTTCTTAATGCGGGTTTCGATATAACAATAGTCCCTTGGGAAACTGCTGAAAAATATGGAGTATTAAATGATAAAGATTGGGAATATATTTCAAAGATAAATACTAAACTTTCAGCCTTTTTCATAAATGTCAATAAAATATTATATGAGTATTCTAGGAAACAAGGAGCTGCTGGTAGCATTCACCCAGATTCCTTAACAGTTAGTATAGCTTATGATAATTCAATTATACTAAATTCCATACGTAAATTTGTTGATGTGGAACTCTGTTCAGATGCTAGGGGGGCTATGTTAATTGATTGGTATAATTTGTATAAAAATAAACCTAATGCAGAGATAGTTATCGAAGCCGATAGTAATAAATTTAAAAATATTTTATTTAATTCCCTTCTCTAA
- a CDS encoding class I SAM-dependent methyltransferase: MDISALFSNPRNYKRWYELHNKIYESEKNVVRSFDLKDCLDVGSGPGIFHEVMNGYKVSIDISLLMLKESESDDKVLADALYMPFRNRAFRCVFSSVTVCFISDVRNFIKEIERVTKERAIICFIPRDSPWGEYYESLGRQGHKMYSYAKFISRRELYEIINEYMRIKSIKSTLTYLPSDLEKVESVYDNDKGSFVCIEAIPGRAEPFSSSPNGHSRADPTGLL; this comes from the coding sequence ATGGATATTAGTGCATTATTCTCTAACCCAAGAAATTATAAAAGATGGTACGAACTTCATAATAAGATATACGAGAGTGAGAAGAATGTCGTTAGAAGTTTTGACCTTAAAGATTGTTTAGACGTAGGTTCTGGACCTGGTATATTTCATGAGGTAATGAATGGATATAAGGTATCCATAGATATTTCATTGCTCATGTTAAAGGAATCTGAAAGTGACGATAAAGTACTTGCAGATGCTCTTTACATGCCATTTAGAAATAGGGCATTTAGGTGTGTCTTTAGTTCTGTTACAGTATGTTTCATAAGCGATGTTAGGAATTTTATAAAAGAAATAGAAAGAGTAACTAAGGAGAGGGCTATAATATGTTTTATTCCGAGAGATAGCCCATGGGGTGAATATTATGAAAGTTTAGGAAGGCAAGGTCATAAAATGTATTCCTATGCTAAATTCATTTCGAGAAGGGAACTTTACGAAATAATAAATGAGTATATGAGGATTAAAAGTATCAAATCTACTTTAACGTACTTACCTTCAGATTTGGAGAAAGTAGAATCTGTATATGATAATGATAAAGGATCCTTCGTCTGTATAGAAGCGATACCCGGTAGAGCGGAGCCCTTTTCATCGAGCCCTAATGGGCACTCTAGGGCTGATCCTACCGGACTTCTGTAA
- the herA gene encoding DNA double-strand break repair helicase HerA: protein MIIGYVIGSATTQEALMLAEKPVRLGNYVILEYDNIKALGLITNVTRGSSMLDDDMNDIEIVQRLKKFNNSIPFFIKAKIKLLCNFNNNCLMPDLPPAAGTPVREATEDELKSVYSNGNIRIGTLVGTKVEVKLNINALARHLAILAATGSGKSNTVAVLSQRISELGGSTVIFDYHGEYYDSDIRNLNNIEPKLNPLHLTPREFATLLEIRENASIQFRILRRAFVKFKENITKKIQEGQISLSKLNDDFSKIIEDYIKEEGKGERRENPTEEVLNKLEEFIDRYSSVIDLTAPDVIERIRRGKVNVVNLSHLDEDSMDAVVAHYLRRILDSRKEYFRKKNNGLRFPLICIIEEAHVFLSKNENTLTKYWASRIAREGRKFGVGLTIVSQRPKGLDENILSQMTNKIILKIVEPTDKKYVLESSDNLSEDLAEQLSSLDVGEAIIIGKIVKLPAIVKIDKFEGKLLGSDPDMLSEWRKAEEEESTAMEFLNFGSGEM from the coding sequence ATGATAATTGGTTACGTTATTGGTTCAGCTACCACGCAAGAGGCTTTAATGTTAGCTGAAAAACCAGTAAGATTAGGGAACTATGTAATTTTAGAATACGATAACATAAAAGCACTTGGACTAATAACTAATGTCACGCGTGGTAGTTCAATGCTTGATGATGATATGAATGATATAGAAATTGTTCAAAGATTAAAAAAGTTCAATAACAGTATTCCCTTTTTTATTAAGGCAAAGATTAAACTCTTATGTAATTTCAATAACAACTGTTTAATGCCAGATTTACCACCTGCAGCAGGAACGCCAGTTAGAGAAGCTACAGAGGATGAGTTAAAAAGTGTTTACTCTAATGGAAACATAAGAATAGGAACATTAGTGGGTACGAAAGTTGAGGTAAAGTTAAATATTAATGCTTTAGCTAGACATCTAGCTATCTTAGCGGCAACTGGTTCGGGCAAATCCAATACAGTAGCGGTTCTATCTCAGAGAATCTCAGAATTAGGAGGATCTACAGTAATCTTTGATTATCATGGGGAATATTATGATAGTGATATAAGAAATTTAAACAACATAGAGCCAAAGCTTAACCCACTTCATTTAACTCCGAGGGAATTCGCTACATTGCTTGAGATTAGGGAAAACGCTAGCATACAATTTAGAATATTAAGAAGAGCATTCGTTAAATTTAAAGAGAATATTACGAAAAAAATTCAAGAAGGACAAATATCTTTAAGTAAACTTAATGATGATTTTTCGAAAATAATAGAGGATTATATTAAAGAAGAAGGAAAAGGAGAAAGAAGAGAAAATCCTACGGAAGAAGTTTTAAATAAATTAGAAGAGTTTATAGATAGATATTCTAGCGTTATAGATTTAACAGCACCAGATGTAATTGAAAGGATAAGAAGAGGAAAGGTAAATGTAGTTAATTTAAGTCATTTAGACGAAGATTCTATGGACGCTGTTGTAGCCCATTATTTAAGGAGGATATTAGATAGCAGAAAGGAATATTTTAGAAAGAAAAATAACGGGCTAAGATTTCCATTAATCTGTATAATTGAGGAAGCTCACGTATTCCTTTCCAAGAATGAGAATACACTTACTAAATATTGGGCGTCAAGAATAGCTAGAGAGGGTAGAAAATTTGGAGTGGGTTTAACAATTGTAAGCCAAAGACCTAAAGGATTAGATGAAAATATATTAAGTCAAATGACTAATAAAATCATTCTAAAGATAGTTGAACCTACGGATAAAAAATACGTTCTTGAGTCTAGCGATAATTTAAGTGAAGATCTAGCTGAACAATTATCATCCTTAGATGTAGGAGAGGCAATAATAATAGGCAAAATCGTTAAATTACCCGCCATTGTAAAAATAGACAAATTTGAAGGAAAATTATTAGGAAGTGATCCAGACATGTTATCAGAATGGAGAAAGGCTGAGGAAGAAGAGAGTACTGCCATGGAATTTCTAAACTTTGGTTCGGGTGAAATGTAA
- a CDS encoding CBS domain-containing protein yields the protein MGIIREPVIIRPHDSLLHALKVMIMEAVPKVIVADEKEIPLGILTQKDVLKFISSKIGNRSFDSVKVSEIMNKYFISVKESVDYLEAAQILIEKKIPMLVVVSEDNKVIGMIIKSDLANFYANQIRGLHKVGDYMSKNPVIIKSDSTVSEALKIMVERDLGRLIVINKEEKIAGIITTTDMLYIAPFLRGENNVKVEDVMNPNVLVIREDEDLSIAARLMANRKIKGIPVVDQSGSPIGIITTTDIVRALTTDKVREYLLEIKMYTTSF from the coding sequence ATGGGAATAATAAGGGAACCTGTAATAATTAGACCTCATGATAGCCTTTTACACGCTTTAAAAGTCATGATAATGGAGGCTGTCCCTAAAGTTATAGTAGCTGATGAAAAGGAAATACCATTAGGCATACTTACCCAAAAGGACGTTTTAAAATTCATATCCAGCAAAATCGGTAATAGATCTTTCGATTCTGTTAAAGTTTCTGAGATTATGAACAAATATTTCATAAGTGTAAAAGAAAGCGTTGATTATCTAGAAGCAGCTCAGATTTTAATTGAGAAAAAAATACCTATGTTAGTAGTAGTATCTGAAGATAATAAAGTTATAGGAATGATCATTAAGAGCGATTTAGCAAACTTTTACGCGAATCAAATAAGAGGTCTTCACAAGGTTGGAGACTATATGAGTAAGAATCCTGTAATAATTAAGAGCGATAGTACCGTATCTGAAGCGTTAAAAATAATGGTAGAAAGAGACCTCGGAAGATTGATAGTTATAAATAAAGAAGAGAAAATTGCTGGAATAATTACAACAACTGACATGTTGTATATTGCACCATTTTTAAGAGGCGAGAATAACGTTAAAGTAGAAGACGTAATGAACCCTAATGTTCTCGTAATTAGAGAAGATGAGGATTTATCAATAGCAGCCAGATTAATGGCAAATAGAAAAATTAAAGGAATTCCAGTAGTTGACCAAAGTGGGAGTCCAATAGGGATAATAACAACAACCGATATAGTAAGAGCATTAACAACAGATAAAGTAAGAGAATATTTATTAGAGATAAAAATGTATACTACATCATTTTAA
- the nurA gene encoding DNA double-strand break repair nuclease NurA, producing MIGKIYDMLIQNRQQLKDQIYDIARYLEKEIGEKISNVWIEYEPNSSSNEKKFVAVDGGSFTKAMRIGIIYTVDAEALRGDKEKVEIINEDGRIGIFKPGNDAKERANLLMEALELKLALESGKLGDYLLLDGSLTNKIGKKINTEKISKEELNIVETIDIDKIISVKNEEKMRELLQLLNQFLITRVLEEYDGNVLWISKTSRSRELFNTDYPDITVLELFTNSSGFTKPYIKTINQEKIPDVYELEFLRKMEYSVFYARLGKGNKIIKIEIAGRIDESIAKEIIDDLSEVAIKGYPFPLLKVHMDVRISQNDRKRIIKLLGSKIHKDIEWWPSQFY from the coding sequence TTGATAGGGAAAATTTACGATATGCTCATTCAAAATCGTCAGCAACTAAAAGACCAAATATATGATATCGCGAGATACCTTGAAAAGGAAATTGGGGAAAAAATATCAAATGTATGGATAGAGTATGAACCTAATTCTTCTTCAAATGAGAAAAAATTCGTAGCTGTTGACGGTGGCTCCTTTACTAAAGCAATGAGAATAGGAATAATATATACTGTAGACGCTGAAGCCCTAAGAGGTGATAAAGAGAAAGTAGAAATAATAAATGAAGATGGGAGAATAGGAATATTTAAGCCTGGCAATGACGCTAAAGAGAGGGCAAATCTACTAATGGAAGCATTAGAATTAAAATTAGCACTAGAAAGTGGAAAATTAGGAGATTACTTACTTTTAGATGGAAGTTTAACGAATAAAATAGGTAAGAAAATTAATACTGAAAAAATAAGTAAAGAGGAATTAAATATAGTGGAAACAATAGATATAGATAAAATTATCAGCGTTAAAAATGAGGAGAAAATGAGAGAGCTTTTACAATTATTAAACCAGTTTTTAATTACTAGAGTTTTAGAGGAATATGATGGCAATGTATTATGGATTTCTAAGACTAGTAGATCTAGAGAGTTATTTAACACTGATTACCCAGATATAACGGTATTAGAATTATTCACAAATAGTAGCGGATTTACTAAGCCTTATATAAAAACCATAAATCAAGAGAAGATTCCAGATGTATACGAATTAGAATTTTTAAGGAAAATGGAATATAGTGTATTTTATGCTAGATTAGGAAAGGGTAATAAAATTATTAAAATCGAAATTGCAGGCAGAATAGACGAGAGTATAGCGAAAGAAATAATAGATGACCTTTCAGAGGTTGCAATTAAAGGCTATCCTTTTCCACTCCTTAAAGTCCACATGGACGTTAGAATTTCACAAAACGATAGAAAGAGAATCATAAAGTTATTAGGAAGTAAAATCCACAAGGACATAGAATGGTGGCCTAGTCAATTTTATTAA
- the mre11 gene encoding DNA double-strand break repair protein Mre11, with amino-acid sequence MLIMHISDTHLGKRQYSLIEREKDVYQTFSQLIDIAIKEHVNAIIHSGDLFDVFNPSNNAIVEAIRNLKKLKESNIPFISIPGDHDTPKRKGSVYPHYILTELDLIKVLDHKTTYVLQENSIEIYGIPHVPTVSKIALKEILSSLKPKTNKSILLLHQGIRQLLPYESAWQIEINDLPKGFKYYALGHIHTRWKIRREDGSIVAVAGSPDIMREEEIDGYNKFGKGAYLIDFSKDEPLIQDINLEVRPQRVVTINTKNLKAEIEKIKNEVKREKLKPLLHIILQGDPIRKDFLNRALSDLTDFVLYYRIYKDETKQLLNNEEISIPQDKSLDKIILDYLIKHEGFSNVEANLILELIKNVDNEIVSNEIIKKLVGLE; translated from the coding sequence ATGCTAATTATGCATATTTCAGATACTCACTTAGGTAAGAGACAATATTCCCTTATTGAAAGAGAGAAAGATGTATATCAAACTTTCTCTCAATTAATTGACATAGCAATAAAGGAGCATGTGAACGCAATTATTCATTCGGGAGACCTATTTGATGTTTTCAATCCTTCTAATAATGCAATAGTTGAGGCGATAAGGAATCTAAAAAAATTAAAAGAGTCCAACATTCCCTTTATTTCTATACCTGGTGATCATGACACTCCTAAAAGAAAAGGTTCAGTTTATCCTCATTATATTTTAACTGAACTGGACTTGATAAAAGTGCTAGATCATAAAACTACATATGTCCTCCAAGAGAATAGCATAGAAATATATGGTATACCACACGTTCCGACTGTTTCAAAAATTGCGTTAAAAGAGATATTATCTTCTTTAAAACCTAAGACAAATAAGAGTATATTACTTTTACATCAAGGTATAAGACAACTATTACCTTATGAAAGTGCATGGCAAATTGAAATAAACGATCTTCCTAAAGGATTTAAATATTACGCCTTAGGTCATATTCACACTAGATGGAAGATACGACGTGAAGACGGATCTATAGTAGCAGTGGCGGGGTCTCCAGATATAATGAGAGAAGAGGAAATAGATGGGTACAATAAATTCGGAAAAGGAGCTTACCTAATTGACTTCTCAAAAGATGAACCATTAATACAAGATATTAACTTAGAAGTTAGACCACAAAGAGTAGTTACTATAAACACAAAAAATTTAAAAGCTGAGATAGAAAAGATTAAAAATGAAGTAAAGAGAGAGAAATTGAAGCCACTTTTACATATAATATTGCAAGGAGACCCAATAAGGAAGGATTTTCTAAATAGAGCTTTAAGTGACCTTACAGATTTTGTACTTTACTATAGAATATATAAGGATGAGACGAAACAACTTTTAAATAACGAAGAAATCTCTATACCACAAGATAAAAGTCTTGACAAAATAATTCTTGATTACCTAATAAAACATGAGGGTTTTAGTAATGTTGAGGCAAATTTAATTTTAGAGTTAATAAAGAACGTAGATAATGAAATAGTAAGTAACGAAATAATTAAAAAATTAGTTGGGTTAGAATAA
- a CDS encoding cation diffusion facilitator family transporter, with product MLRTLMLLFSSLLLLLAAYYLSSSPLILSEFSHSLIDFLTVLFSAMALSKIKNDHIANGKFTYGLHRLEIVVALINISVIVILSVFILYESITSILYGIKDNPLVLILASIFVSILIYFANQEGDQNNIGRKGIYIHLLSDFISYIIGIFIGLIILIYRIYILDPIGAIITILINIIISMPLLKEAFLIFMEGSPVDINEVEEELRKIEPNIHHLHIWSICNHVRVATLHVKVSPNLTIIEADKIRSSICSLLRDKYNITHTTVQFEAYNED from the coding sequence ATGTTAAGAACTTTGATGCTTCTCTTTTCTTCGCTTCTTTTATTACTTGCCGCTTATTATTTATCATCTAGTCCCTTAATTTTATCCGAGTTTTCACATTCTTTAATAGACTTCCTTACGGTATTATTTTCAGCAATGGCTTTAAGCAAAATCAAAAATGATCATATTGCAAATGGAAAATTTACTTATGGGCTTCATAGGTTAGAAATAGTTGTTGCTCTAATTAATATATCAGTGATAGTAATTCTTTCAGTATTTATACTTTATGAGTCAATAACTTCAATTTTATACGGTATTAAAGATAATCCCCTTGTATTAATTTTAGCTTCAATTTTTGTTTCTATATTGATATATTTTGCCAATCAAGAGGGTGATCAAAACAACATTGGAAGAAAGGGAATATATATACATTTGCTCTCAGATTTTATAAGTTATATTATCGGTATTTTTATAGGATTAATCATCTTAATTTATAGAATATATATTTTAGATCCTATAGGGGCTATTATAACTATATTGATAAATATAATTATATCTATGCCATTACTTAAAGAGGCTTTTTTAATATTTATGGAAGGATCTCCAGTCGATATAAATGAAGTTGAAGAAGAGTTAAGAAAAATTGAGCCAAATATTCATCACTTGCATATCTGGTCAATATGTAATCACGTTAGAGTAGCTACTCTCCATGTAAAAGTTTCCCCAAATTTAACTATAATAGAGGCCGATAAAATAAGGAGTTCAATTTGCTCTTTACTTAGGGATAAATACAATATAACTCATACTACTGTACAATTTGAAGCATACAACGAAGATTAA
- a CDS encoding rubrerythrin encodes MVLGKETEMGLKELFRANAEDFMSLMLIAEKLEQLGKKEEAKALREKALVELGHAKAIFETLLRHQRLNKVVGSMAREEQDQHVSEYNKVAMTAKQEGHEDIEKMLCSFAEQEAKIAETLMKVSKVLEEIAKEEEMQHISEYNKVAMTAKQEGHEDIEKMLCSFAEQEAKISETIKAVAKAL; translated from the coding sequence ATGGTCCTAGGGAAGGAAACCGAAATGGGATTGAAGGAACTATTCAGAGCAAATGCAGAAGATTTTATGTCGTTAATGTTAATTGCCGAAAAATTAGAACAACTTGGTAAAAAAGAAGAGGCAAAAGCATTAAGGGAGAAGGCATTAGTTGAATTAGGACATGCAAAAGCAATATTTGAGACACTATTAAGGCATCAACGACTAAATAAAGTAGTAGGCTCAATGGCAAGAGAGGAACAAGACCAACACGTAAGTGAGTATAATAAGGTTGCAATGACAGCAAAACAAGAAGGACATGAAGACATAGAAAAAATGCTATGCAGCTTCGCTGAACAAGAAGCAAAAATTGCAGAGACATTAATGAAAGTTTCCAAAGTTTTAGAAGAGATAGCTAAAGAAGAAGAAATGCAGCACATTAGCGAATATAATAAGGTTGCAATGACAGCAAAACAAGAAGGACATGAAGACATAGAAAAAATGCTATGCAGCTTCGCTGAACAAGAAGCAAAAATATCTGAAACAATAAAAGCTGTAGCGAAAGCACTATAA
- a CDS encoding Fur family transcriptional regulator, translated as MEADLANLLRQRNLKVTPQRIAILKLIMKGGHYSGEQIYEELKKTEPSISLSTVYNTLETLKNAGILNSFEANGITWFEINRKPHVNVFCTDSNNIIDLDINIDNLIENLNKSGLDVKNVNVVVYADCSKLEKGIK; from the coding sequence ATGGAAGCTGATCTCGCAAATCTCCTCAGGCAAAGAAATTTAAAGGTTACACCTCAACGTATTGCTATACTAAAGCTGATTATGAAAGGAGGACATTATAGTGGAGAACAGATATATGAAGAACTTAAGAAAACGGAACCTAGTATCAGCTTATCTACGGTTTATAACACACTGGAGACTCTTAAAAACGCGGGGATATTAAATTCCTTTGAGGCAAATGGTATAACGTGGTTTGAAATTAACAGAAAGCCTCATGTTAATGTATTTTGTACAGATTCCAATAATATTATAGATCTTGACATAAATATTGATAATCTAATAGAGAATTTAAATAAGAGTGGCCTAGACGTGAAAAATGTAAATGTGGTTGTGTATGCGGATTGTTCCAAATTAGAGAAGGGAATTAAATAA
- a CDS encoding AAA family ATPase, which translates to MRIEKVLLNNFISHEKSEVEFKGEVNVIIGPNGAGKSSIIDAIAFGLFREQSRGVVENLIRRGMNRSSVTLILTDDKNKIIIERNISKGNSSIEDRILVNGKPIAYGAKNVSNELEKILGIDKDVALSTVIVKQDELDKILDNFQDTMNSILKLELIEKLIDSKGPIAEFIKKLENKLEILNSYELQYNDIRKKLEEKEKRVKTLKEEILKINKEIEEFEREYQKLNNEFQILENKKEEYIKIKTSLEERKKLLNKLKEEIERLEKETKELPILEKEIEELEKLKDIKRKIEKYELLLTNYEELKENISDLEKEIEEIEKNINRKKEIEPYYRKYISLQDDKNKLEKEYNTYRELKGKKDSKLQSLEKLKRELQKISFNPNKINELENKINELEKTKSNLEQKNGEIQSMIRENIEIINNIKSVKTNRCPVCGRPLDNEHRNKIIEEANLKVEELRKEKSYIESRLKEIILELNKAKLDYKKNIEEKAKYEKIIIQIKEYEEDISRLEKELEKLGDIEKTKNEIEKELEKLKDYYDEYLKLSKFSEDSAKVKKDKLIEYKKKKDEIEKELMPLKIELEGIKKDEIEKRVDELEKKRVKIEYLKGLKSRLDKDLEDYQNLRNEIEILERKLIEISFDENKYNILKNNLEILQNNINGKKVEKSRKEGELNSEINEITNLKNQLNNLEEQLKSREKIQNAINKLRKIREALGENRLQSYIIMATKQIIENNLNDIISKFDLSIKNVEIELAPKSGKSRSSKGGIIVYTNNGEQLPIVSLSGGEKIAISLALRLAIARTLMANVNFFILDEPTVNLDELRKTYLVDIIKSIKETVPQIIIVTHDEEILAAADYVIRVEKRGNKSIVREET; encoded by the coding sequence ATGAGAATAGAAAAAGTTTTACTAAATAACTTCATTAGTCATGAAAAATCAGAAGTGGAATTTAAAGGCGAGGTTAATGTAATAATAGGACCTAATGGGGCAGGTAAGAGTTCAATAATAGATGCGATTGCATTTGGATTGTTTAGAGAACAAAGTAGGGGAGTCGTAGAAAATTTAATTAGAAGGGGAATGAATAGATCTAGTGTTACATTAATTTTAACTGATGACAAAAATAAAATTATAATTGAAAGAAATATAAGTAAGGGGAATAGTTCTATAGAGGATCGTATATTAGTGAATGGAAAACCGATTGCATACGGTGCAAAAAATGTATCTAATGAATTGGAAAAGATTTTGGGAATAGACAAGGATGTGGCTTTATCTACAGTAATTGTGAAACAAGATGAATTGGATAAAATATTGGATAATTTTCAAGATACTATGAATAGTATTCTTAAATTAGAATTAATAGAAAAATTAATAGATAGTAAAGGACCAATAGCTGAATTTATAAAAAAACTTGAAAATAAACTCGAAATACTAAATTCATATGAACTTCAGTATAACGATATTAGAAAAAAATTAGAAGAAAAGGAAAAAAGAGTTAAAACTCTAAAGGAAGAAATATTGAAAATAAATAAGGAAATCGAAGAATTTGAAAGAGAATATCAGAAGTTAAACAATGAATTTCAAATTTTAGAAAATAAAAAGGAAGAATATATAAAAATAAAAACTAGTTTAGAAGAAAGGAAAAAATTATTAAATAAATTAAAGGAAGAAATTGAAAGATTGGAAAAAGAAACTAAGGAGTTACCTATATTAGAGAAAGAAATTGAAGAACTAGAAAAATTAAAGGATATTAAAAGAAAAATTGAAAAATATGAACTACTATTAACCAATTATGAAGAGTTAAAAGAGAATATAAGTGATCTTGAGAAAGAAATTGAAGAAATTGAAAAAAATATTAATAGAAAGAAAGAAATTGAACCTTATTATCGAAAATATATAAGTTTACAGGATGACAAAAATAAGCTGGAAAAAGAATATAACACATATAGAGAATTAAAAGGTAAAAAGGATTCTAAATTACAAAGTCTTGAAAAACTTAAAAGAGAATTACAAAAAATCTCATTTAATCCCAACAAAATCAATGAATTAGAAAACAAAATCAATGAATTAGAGAAAACAAAATCAAATCTAGAGCAAAAAAATGGTGAAATTCAAAGCATGATAAGAGAAAATATAGAAATAATAAATAATATAAAAAGCGTTAAGACTAATAGATGCCCAGTATGCGGAAGGCCATTAGACAATGAGCATAGAAATAAAATAATTGAAGAGGCTAATCTTAAAGTTGAAGAGCTTAGAAAGGAGAAGAGCTATATTGAATCGAGGCTAAAAGAAATAATTTTGGAATTAAATAAGGCAAAGTTGGATTATAAGAAAAATATAGAGGAAAAAGCAAAATACGAAAAAATAATCATACAAATTAAAGAATATGAAGAGGATATTAGCAGACTAGAAAAAGAACTAGAAAAGCTAGGAGACATAGAAAAAACTAAGAATGAAATTGAAAAAGAACTAGAAAAGCTAAAAGACTATTATGACGAATATCTCAAATTATCAAAATTTAGTGAGGATTCTGCAAAAGTTAAAAAAGATAAGCTTATTGAATATAAGAAAAAGAAAGATGAAATTGAAAAAGAACTAATGCCGTTAAAAATCGAATTAGAAGGAATAAAGAAAGATGAAATTGAAAAAAGAGTAGATGAATTGGAGAAGAAGAGAGTAAAAATCGAATATTTGAAAGGGTTAAAAAGCCGATTAGATAAAGACCTAGAAGACTATCAAAACTTAAGGAATGAGATAGAGATCTTAGAGAGGAAATTAATAGAAATATCATTTGATGAAAATAAATATAATATTCTGAAAAATAATTTAGAAATTTTACAGAATAATATAAATGGTAAAAAAGTAGAGAAGAGCAGAAAAGAAGGTGAATTAAATAGCGAGATTAATGAAATAACAAATCTAAAAAATCAACTAAATAACCTTGAGGAACAGCTTAAAAGTAGAGAAAAAATTCAGAATGCTATAAATAAATTAAGAAAAATTAGGGAGGCATTAGGAGAAAATAGACTACAAAGTTATATAATAATGGCAACTAAACAAATTATTGAAAACAATTTAAATGACATAATATCTAAGTTTGACTTATCAATCAAAAATGTAGAAATCGAACTTGCCCCCAAATCTGGTAAAAGTAGAAGTTCTAAGGGCGGAATAATAGTTTATACTAATAATGGAGAACAATTGCCAATAGTTTCACTTAGTGGAGGAGAAAAAATAGCAATATCATTAGCATTAAGGCTGGCCATAGCTAGAACATTAATGGCCAATGTTAACTTCTTTATCCTGGACGAACCTACAGTAAATCTAGATGAATTAAGAAAGACTTATCTAGTAGATATAATAAAGAGCATTAAAGAGACAGTGCCCCAGATAATAATTGTAACCCATGACGAAGAAATATTAGCTGCAGCCGATTATGTAATTAGAGTGGAAAAGAGGGGAAATAAAAGTATTGTGAGGGAAGAAACTTGA